In Zingiber officinale cultivar Zhangliang chromosome 1A, Zo_v1.1, whole genome shotgun sequence, a genomic segment contains:
- the LOC122009436 gene encoding WRKY transcription factor 22-like, with amino-acid sequence MVMDDNNWDLHAVVRAASSFAEEEEEDVVQVSNDKLFSVFHELQDLCKPTEFHLQQQAPPLDLSLTAPLLPARRQQSRGAHLSKRRKNPVKKVSCQVPANGVHPDRWAWRKYGQKPIKGSPYPRGYYRCSSSKACEAKKQVERSRADPEMLHITYTAEHNHPVPTHRNSLAGTTRQKPIDAVQAPAGGDLDFLTERGISFEDHLLTCSDVVAPVPADGHSFSDYLI; translated from the exons ATGGTCATGGATGACAACAATTGGGATCTACACGCCGTGGTCAGAGCTGCCAGCTCCTTcgcagaggaggaggaggaggatgtcgTACAAGTTTCAAATGACAAACTTTTCAGCGTCTTTCATGAGCTACAGGATCTCTGCAAGCCTACGGAATTCCACCTACAACAGCAAGCGCCGCCGCTTGATCTCTCCCTCACAGCTCCTCTGCTCCCTGCTCGGCGGCAGCAGAGCAGGGGAGCCCATCTCTCTAAACGAAG GAAGAATCCTGTTAAGAAGGTGTCTTGCCAAGTACCGGCCAACGGCGTCCACCCGGACCGATGGGCGTGGAGGAAGTACGGGCAGAAGCCCATCAAAGGCTCCCCTTATCCACG GGGATACTACAGGTGTAGCAGCTCCAAGGCTTGTGAGGCAAAGAAGCAGGTGGAGCGAAGCAGGGCGGATCCGGAGATGTTGCACATCACCTACACGGCGGAGCACAACCACCCCGTCCCTACGCACCGGAACTCACTCGCCGGAACCACTCGCCAGAAGCCGATAGACGCCGTCCAAGCACCGGCGGGCGGTGACTTGGACTTTTTGACCGAGAGAGGAATAAGCTTCGAAGACCATTTGCTCACTTGCTCCGACGTGGTGGCTCCGGTGCCGGCAGACGGTCACTCATTTTCCGATtacttgatttaa